One segment of Mastomys coucha isolate ucsf_1 unplaced genomic scaffold, UCSF_Mcou_1 pScaffold23, whole genome shotgun sequence DNA contains the following:
- the LOC116072432 gene encoding olfactory receptor 7G2-like: MELKNQTVVSEFHLLGLTENHKLLPLIFTMFLFMYLITVLGNLTIIMAICSGSQLHTPMYLFLSMLSINDICFSTVTIPKMLVNIQIHDDSISYIECLSQICFVSIFGGMENFLLAVMAYDRYVAICKPLRYTVIMNPICCVLMVLFSLFFSIMDALLHSLMVLRLSFCTNLEIPHFFCELAQIIKLACSDTFLNNFLIFVAAFVFGGGPVCGIVFSYIYIVSSVLRMPSSRGKHRAFSTCTSHLSVVSLFYGTGFGVYISSAVTESLRNTAMASMMYSVVPPLLNPFIYSLRNREMKEALRKLVGRFIYLM, from the coding sequence ATGGAACTGAAAAATCAAACAGTAGTTTCAGAATTCCATCTGCTTGGACTGACAGAAAATCACAAACTGCTGCCCCTCATCTTCACCATGTTCCTCTTCATGTATCTGATTACAGTTCTGGGAAACCTGACTATCATCATGGCTATCTGCTCTGGCTCCCAACTGCACACTCCCATGTACCTCTTCCTTTCTATGCTATCCATTAATGACATCTGTTTCAGTACAGTCACAATCCCCAAAATGCTGGTGAACATCCAAATCCATGACGATAGCATAAGTTACATAGAATGTCTCTCTCAAATCTGCTTTGTTTCAATTTTCGGtggcatggaaaattttctcctGGCAGTAATGGCCTATGATCGATATGTGGCCATTTGCAAACCCCTGAGGTACACAGTCATCATGAACCCTATTTGCTGTGTCCTGATGGTTCTATTCTCCCTTTTCTTTAGCATTATGGATGCCCTACTCCACAGTCTAATGGTTTTGAGACTTTCCTTCTGCACAAACCTAGAAATTCCACACTTTTTCTGTGAGCTTGCTCAGATTATCAAACTTGCCTGTTCTGATACATTTctcaataattttttaatatttgttgcAGCCTTTGTTTTTGGGGGTGGTCCTGTCTGTGGAattgtgttttcatatatttacattgtgTCATCAGTCTTGAGAATGCCATCTTCTAGAGGGAAACACAGAGCTTTTTCTACCTGTACATCACATCTGTCTGTGGTTTCATTGTTCTATGGGACAGGCTTTGGGGTTTACATCAGTTCTGCTGTGACAGAGTCTCTTAGAAACACAGCAATGGCTTCCATGATGTACAGTGTAGTTCCTCCATTGCTCAACCCATTTATCTATAGTCtgagaaatagagaaatgaaggaagccTTGAGGAAACTTGTTGGTAGATTCATTTATCTTATGTGA